From the Tripterygium wilfordii isolate XIE 37 chromosome 6, ASM1340144v1, whole genome shotgun sequence genome, one window contains:
- the LOC120001023 gene encoding uncharacterized protein LOC120001023 has protein sequence MAIYSETQKLSICVLFFMFSLAYARLISSDCNFKAETLANRLVAEALIKPSLFDGPDKDFVEGTRLQLKSVTVNKYLCAEDGGGTNIVANRASPSDWETYRLGKINDKTFNLRVYNKKFIGLDTKGNGVDVVAVSSEPGAPSNTFEIVRNPDDKSRVRIKAPNGKFLQVKTEKLVTADYVGNNGGWGNDNPSVFLMTITGGLQGDIYLTVDCSN, from the exons ATGGCGATTTACTCAGAAACACAGAAGCTAAGCATATGTGTCTTGTTCTTTATGTTCTCTTTGGCTTACGCCAGATTAATAAGTTCTGACTGTAATTTTAAGGCAGAGACTCTAGCAAATAGGCTTGTTGCAGAAGCCTTGATTAAACCTTCCCTCTTCGATGGCCCCGACAAAGACTTTGTG GAAGGAACAAGACTCCAGCTCAAATCAGTTACCGTCAACAAGTACTTATGCGCGGAGGATGGAGGAGGAACCAACATAGTTGCGAACAGAGCATCTCCCTCAGACTGGGAAACATATAGA TTGGGGAAGATCAATGATAAAACCTTTAATTTGAGAGTCTACAACAAAAAATTCATTGGACTGGATACCAAAGGAAATGGAGTAGACGTAGTAGCTGTTTCAAGCGAACCAGGAGCTCCCAGCAATACATTTGAGATCGTGAGAAACCCAGATGATAAAAGTCGGGTCCGAATCAAAGCACCGAATGGAAAATTTTTACAG GTGAAAACAGAGAAACTGGTGACAGCAGATTATGTAGGAAACAATGGTGGATGGGGAAATGATAACCCCTCAGTTTTTCTGATGACCATTACAGGGGGGCTTCAAGGAGACATATACTTGACAGTTGATTGTTCGAATTAG